One part of the Bacillus sp. FJAT-45350 genome encodes these proteins:
- a CDS encoding FAD-binding domain-containing protein encodes MEHLIKCLLLIIETFSIFNPITQGKRFDPNAEYIKKYVKELEDVELNAIHSPNNDVNRGQYPPQVIDHKEQRVKAINLFKHLTG; translated from the coding sequence ATGGAACACCTTATAAAGTGTTTACTCCTTATTATCGAGACTTTCAGCATATTTAATCCGATTACTCAAGGGAAACGTTTCGATCCAAATGCAGAGTACATTAAGAAATATGTTAAAGAGCTCGAGGATGTTGAACTTAATGCAATTCATTCTCCTAACAATGATGTGAATAGAGGACAATATCCACCCCAGGTTATTGACCATAAAGAACAAAGAGTGAAGGCAATTAATTTATTTAAACACCTAACTGGATAA
- a CDS encoding deoxyribodipyrimidine photo-lyase, translated as MLVTSISNLTRVYFNEDKVGRGAIRDTKARNYFSINNIEVHSFFDAHLVEPESVVKKDGTPYKVFTPYYRDFQHI; from the coding sequence ATGCTTGTTACATCTATATCCAATTTAACGAGAGTGTATTTTAATGAAGATAAGGTAGGTAGGGGAGCAATAAGGGATACAAAGGCTAGAAATTATTTCTCGATAAATAATATAGAAGTTCATAGTTTTTTTGATGCTCATTTAGTTGAACCTGAAAGTGTTGTAAAGAAGGATGGAACACCTTATAAAGTGTTTACTCCTTATTATCGAGACTTTCAGCATATTTAA